One window of the Methanomassiliicoccales archaeon genome contains the following:
- a CDS encoding NAD-dependent epimerase/dehydratase family protein, with protein QPTTMYGVTKVTGELLCDYYHSKYGVDVRSVRYPGIVSAKTMPGGGTTDYAIAIFYEAVRNNRYTCFVREDTVLPMMYMPDCINAAIDIMKAPAESITTRLGYNLNGTSFSAGELAKLVAERSPGFKIEYRPDFRQAIADSWPNSMDDSLASKDWNWKVEWGLDRMADDMFIKLRKRKADDHL; from the coding sequence CCAACCCACCACCATGTATGGTGTCACCAAGGTGACTGGTGAACTGCTATGCGATTATTACCACAGCAAGTACGGAGTCGATGTACGCAGTGTTCGCTATCCCGGTATCGTCAGTGCGAAGACCATGCCAGGGGGTGGCACGACCGATTACGCGATCGCCATATTCTATGAGGCGGTACGCAATAATCGCTACACTTGTTTTGTACGCGAGGACACCGTCCTGCCGATGATGTACATGCCCGATTGCATCAACGCTGCCATCGACATCATGAAAGCTCCGGCGGAAAGCATCACCACCCGCCTGGGCTATAATCTCAACGGGACCAGCTTCTCCGCCGGGGAGCTGGCAAAATTAGTTGCCGAACGAAGTCCCGGTTTCAAGATCGAATATCGACCGGACTTTCGCCAGGCCATTGCTGACTCCTGGCCTAACTCCATGGACGATTCTCTCGCCTCCAAGGACTGGAACTGGAAGGTGGAATGGGGGTTGGACCGCATGGCCGACGACATGTTCATCAAGCTTCGCAAGCGCAAGGCCGACGATCATCTTTGA